In a single window of the Atlantibacter hermannii genome:
- the flhB gene encoding flagellar biosynthesis protein FlhB, whose protein sequence is MAEDSDQEKTEAPTSHRLDKAREEGQIPRSRELTSLLMLLVGISILWAGGEPLARKLAAMLSAGLHFDHSLINDPGLIVRQISSLIKQAIMALLPLMVGLVLVAMAAPMLLGGVLFSTKSLAFNPGKMNPIAGVKRLFSGQALAELVKAVLKATLVGSVTAWFLMHNWPEMLRLISESPIAALSNALNLVALCGMLIVLGLVPMVGFDVFWQIYSHIKKLRMTRQDIRDEFKDQEGDPHVKGRIRQQQRAAARRRMMADVPKADVIVTNPTHYAVALKYDENKMSAPKVLAKGAGLVALRIREIGNEHRIPMLEAPPLARALWRHAEIGQQIPGQLYAAVAEVLAWVWQLKHWRTAGGLIPKKPQNLPVPEALDFINEKDTDG, encoded by the coding sequence GTGGCTGAAGATAGCGACCAGGAAAAAACAGAGGCCCCCACATCCCACCGACTTGATAAGGCGCGTGAAGAGGGGCAGATTCCCCGATCCCGTGAGCTGACCTCGCTGCTGATGCTGCTGGTGGGGATCAGCATTCTGTGGGCGGGTGGGGAACCCCTTGCCCGAAAACTGGCGGCGATGCTCTCGGCGGGTTTGCACTTCGATCACAGCCTGATTAACGACCCCGGACTTATTGTTCGCCAAATCAGCAGTCTGATTAAACAGGCGATTATGGCGCTGTTGCCGCTGATGGTCGGTCTGGTGCTGGTAGCCATGGCTGCGCCGATGCTGTTAGGCGGCGTGCTGTTTAGTACGAAATCGCTGGCATTCAATCCGGGCAAAATGAACCCTATCGCGGGCGTAAAGCGACTGTTCTCCGGCCAGGCGCTGGCGGAACTGGTGAAAGCGGTGCTGAAGGCGACGCTGGTAGGGTCTGTGACCGCGTGGTTTCTGATGCACAACTGGCCGGAAATGCTGCGGCTGATTAGCGAGTCGCCCATTGCTGCCCTGAGCAACGCCCTTAACCTCGTCGCCCTGTGCGGTATGCTGATCGTGCTGGGTCTGGTACCGATGGTCGGGTTTGACGTTTTCTGGCAAATCTACAGCCATATCAAAAAACTGCGTATGACCCGGCAGGACATCCGCGACGAATTCAAAGATCAGGAAGGCGATCCGCACGTTAAAGGGCGCATCCGCCAGCAGCAGCGTGCCGCTGCCCGCCGCCGTATGATGGCCGACGTCCCGAAAGCAGACGTTATCGTAACCAACCCGACGCACTACGCCGTGGCGCTGAAATACGACGAAAACAAAATGAGCGCGCCGAAAGTGCTGGCGAAAGGCGCAGGCCTGGTGGCGCTGCGTATTCGTGAAATCGGCAACGAACACCGTATCCCGATGCTGGAAGCGCCGCCGCTGGCGCGTGCGTTGTGGCGCCATGCCGAAATCGGCCAGCAAATCCCCGGCCAGCTCTACGCTGCCGTGGCGGAAGTGCTTGCCTGGGTGTGGCAGCTTAAACACTGGCGCACGGCTGGTGGACTGATCCCGAAAAAACCGCAAAACCTTCCGGTGCCTGAGGCGCTGGATTTTATCAATGAGAAGGACACCGATGGCTAA
- the flhA gene encoding flagellar biosynthesis protein FlhA, which translates to MANLVAMLRLPSNLKSTQWQILAGPVLIMLILSMMVLPLPAFILDLLFTFNIALSIMVLLVAMFTQRTLEFAAFPTILLFTTLLRLALNIASTRIILMEGHTGGAAAGKVVEAFGHFLVGGNFAVGIVVFIILVIINFMVITKGAGRIAEVGARFVLDGMPGKQMAIDADLNAGIIGEDEAKKRRSEVTQEADFYGSMDGASKFVRGDAVAGLLIMVINVIGGLLVGVIQHGMPMSQAAESYTLLTIGDGLVAQIPALVISTAAGVIVTRVSTDQDVGEQMVGQLFSNPRVMLLSAAVLGLLGMVPGMPNLVFLLFTAALLGLAWWMRGRETAEAPAPQQVKQPENTQAVEATWSDVQLEDPLGMEVGYRLIPMVDFQQDGELLGRIRSIRKKFAQDMGFLPPVVHIRDNMDLPPARYRILMKGVEIGSGDAYPGRWLAINPGTAAGSLPGEQTIDPAFGLAAIWIESALKEQAQIQGFTVVEASTVVATHLNHLIGQYAPELFGRQEAQQLLDRVTQDMPKLTEDLVPGVITLTTLHKVLQNLLAEKVPIRDMRTILETLAEHAPLQNDPHELTTVVRVALGRAITQQWFPGDGEVQVIGLDTALERLLLQALQGGGGLEPGLADRLLEQAQEALQRQEMLGAPPVLLVNHALRPLLSRFLRRTLSQLVVLSNMELSENRNIRMTAIIGGK; encoded by the coding sequence ATGGCTAACCTGGTGGCGATGCTGCGCCTGCCCAGCAATTTGAAATCAACCCAATGGCAGATTCTGGCCGGGCCGGTTCTGATCATGCTGATTCTGTCGATGATGGTTCTGCCGCTCCCGGCATTCATCCTCGACCTGCTGTTCACTTTCAACATCGCGCTGTCGATTATGGTTCTGCTGGTGGCGATGTTCACCCAGCGAACCCTCGAGTTCGCAGCTTTCCCGACGATCCTGCTGTTTACCACGTTACTGCGTCTGGCGCTGAACATCGCCTCCACCCGTATCATCCTGATGGAAGGGCACACTGGCGGCGCGGCGGCAGGTAAAGTGGTCGAGGCGTTTGGTCACTTCCTGGTGGGCGGCAACTTCGCCGTGGGTATCGTGGTGTTTATCATCCTCGTTATCATCAACTTCATGGTTATCACCAAGGGTGCCGGGCGTATCGCTGAAGTGGGGGCGCGCTTCGTGCTTGACGGCATGCCCGGTAAACAGATGGCTATCGACGCCGATCTCAACGCGGGCATCATTGGTGAAGATGAGGCGAAAAAACGCCGTTCCGAAGTGACGCAGGAAGCAGACTTTTACGGCTCGATGGACGGTGCCAGTAAATTCGTGCGCGGCGATGCGGTTGCCGGCCTGTTGATCATGGTGATTAACGTCATCGGTGGGCTGTTGGTCGGTGTGATCCAGCACGGCATGCCTATGTCGCAGGCGGCGGAAAGCTACACCCTGTTGACCATCGGTGATGGTCTGGTGGCTCAGATCCCGGCGCTGGTGATCTCTACTGCGGCGGGCGTCATCGTCACCCGCGTGAGCACCGATCAGGATGTCGGCGAACAGATGGTTGGTCAACTGTTCAGCAACCCGCGCGTGATGCTGTTGAGTGCCGCGGTGCTGGGGTTGCTTGGCATGGTGCCGGGAATGCCGAATCTGGTGTTTTTACTGTTTACCGCGGCGTTGCTGGGGCTTGCCTGGTGGATGCGTGGCCGCGAAACGGCGGAAGCGCCTGCACCACAACAGGTCAAACAGCCGGAGAATACCCAGGCCGTGGAAGCCACCTGGAGCGATGTTCAACTGGAAGACCCGTTGGGAATGGAAGTGGGCTACCGCTTGATCCCGATGGTGGATTTCCAACAGGATGGCGAACTGCTGGGCCGTATCCGCAGTATCCGTAAAAAGTTCGCCCAGGATATGGGGTTCCTGCCGCCGGTTGTGCATATTCGTGACAATATGGATCTTCCCCCGGCGCGCTATCGCATTCTGATGAAAGGGGTGGAAATCGGCAGCGGCGACGCCTATCCGGGACGCTGGCTGGCCATTAACCCCGGGACGGCGGCGGGTTCGTTGCCGGGTGAGCAGACTATCGATCCGGCATTCGGTCTGGCGGCCATCTGGATTGAAAGCGCCTTAAAAGAACAGGCGCAGATTCAGGGCTTCACTGTGGTGGAAGCGAGTACCGTGGTAGCGACCCATCTTAACCATCTTATCGGCCAGTATGCGCCGGAATTGTTTGGCCGTCAGGAAGCGCAGCAACTGCTCGATCGCGTCACCCAGGATATGCCGAAGCTGACAGAAGATTTAGTCCCGGGGGTCATCACGCTCACCACGCTGCATAAAGTGCTGCAAAACCTGTTGGCGGAAAAAGTGCCTATCCGCGACATGCGGACCATCCTGGAAACGCTGGCGGAGCACGCGCCGTTGCAAAACGATCCTCACGAGTTAACCACCGTTGTGCGCGTGGCGCTGGGCCGGGCGATTACCCAACAATGGTTCCCGGGCGACGGCGAAGTGCAGGTGATTGGCCTGGATACCGCGCTGGAACGATTGCTGCTTCAGGCATTGCAGGGCGGCGGCGGGCTGGAGCCGGGGCTGGCAGATCGTCTGCTGGAACAGGCGCAGGAAGCGTTGCAGCGTCAGGAAATGCTGGGCGCGCCGCCGGTGCTGTTGGTGAATCACGCGCTGCGTCCGCTGTTGTCGCGTTTCTTACGCCGCACCCTGTCGCAGCTGGTTGTGCTGTCAAATATGGAGCTGTCTGAGAACCGCAACATTCGGATGACGGCGATTATCGGAGGTAAATAA
- the rbsC_1 gene encoding putative permease component of transport system, with protein MVNKFGIKKHELFLGITILIIGGYLTFASPDFMTLGNIYDLINNYAMLTILACGLFIVLISGGIDISFPAMTIISQYVMVTLIQNTTGNFALAFALSGGIGLLLGVVNAILVNRLSVPSIIITISTLNIFYGLLLYLTKGVWLYSYPAWFEQGVMLFKFTAADGYDYGLSLQILTLIVVVALTGIIMNKTSIGRMIYAMGGNREAASRMGFGIFKLQLFVYGYMGLMSGVAGVVQSATVLTVAPDSLLGYELTVLAAVVLGGTSIIGGRGTLLGTLLGVILLAVLQNGLNLLGISSYWHTVVTGLVIVISISTTAWGQRKTQGVAL; from the coding sequence ATGGTTAATAAATTCGGCATAAAAAAGCATGAACTCTTTTTGGGGATCACTATCCTCATCATCGGCGGCTATCTGACGTTTGCCAGCCCCGATTTTATGACACTGGGTAACATCTACGATTTAATCAATAACTACGCCATGCTGACGATTCTGGCGTGCGGTCTGTTTATTGTTCTGATCTCCGGCGGTATCGATATTTCGTTTCCCGCGATGACCATCATCTCGCAGTACGTGATGGTGACGCTGATTCAAAATACGACCGGTAACTTCGCCCTCGCCTTCGCGCTCAGCGGCGGTATCGGCCTGTTGCTGGGCGTGGTGAATGCGATACTGGTTAACCGGCTGAGTGTTCCCTCGATCATCATTACCATCTCCACGCTGAACATTTTTTACGGCTTACTGCTGTATCTCACCAAAGGCGTCTGGCTTTACAGCTATCCGGCCTGGTTTGAACAAGGTGTGATGCTGTTTAAGTTCACCGCCGCCGATGGCTATGACTACGGCCTGAGTCTGCAAATTTTGACCCTGATAGTGGTAGTGGCGCTGACGGGCATCATCATGAACAAAACCAGTATCGGCCGGATGATTTACGCGATGGGCGGCAACCGCGAAGCGGCGTCGCGCATGGGATTCGGCATCTTTAAACTGCAGTTGTTCGTGTATGGCTATATGGGGCTGATGTCTGGCGTGGCGGGGGTGGTGCAATCCGCCACGGTGTTGACCGTGGCGCCGGATTCCCTGCTGGGCTATGAACTGACGGTACTGGCCGCGGTCGTGCTGGGCGGCACCAGCATTATCGGCGGTCGCGGCACCCTGCTTGGTACGCTGCTGGGGGTGATCCTGCTGGCAGTACTGCAAAATGGCCTCAACCTGCTCGGCATCTCGTCTTACTGGCATACCGTCGTGACCGGTCTGGTCATTGTCATCAGTATCAGCACCACCGCGTGGGGCCAACGTAAAACCCAGGGAGTCGCGCTATGA
- the flhE gene encoding flagellar protein FlhE, whose translation MRLLAGLLLLAPLCSLAAEGAWQSSAVGATLGWRGQAVSSSPLAPSQPVSGMMTLVAWRYELIGPTPAGLQVRLCSLNHCVPIEGQSGTTLGFSNIAAGEPLRFIWEVPGGGKLFPVLRVRSNQVIVNYR comes from the coding sequence ATGCGCCTTCTGGCAGGACTGTTACTTCTCGCGCCGCTGTGCTCACTCGCCGCTGAAGGCGCGTGGCAGAGTAGCGCCGTGGGCGCGACACTTGGCTGGCGCGGGCAGGCCGTGTCGTCCTCGCCGCTGGCGCCTTCGCAGCCCGTTTCAGGGATGATGACGCTGGTGGCGTGGCGCTATGAGCTCATTGGCCCGACGCCTGCCGGTTTGCAGGTGCGGCTGTGCAGCCTTAATCATTGCGTACCGATTGAAGGGCAAAGTGGGACAACGCTGGGCTTCAGCAACATTGCCGCCGGAGAGCCGCTGCGTTTTATCTGGGAAGTGCCGGGCGGTGGAAAATTATTCCCGGTACTGCGGGTACGTTCTAACCAGGTGATTGTGAATTATCGCTAA
- the rbsA_1 gene encoding ATP-binding component of ABC sugar transport system, protein MPDAREELGDVALEVKHLSRQDEYYDVSFRVHKGEIVAITGLLGAGRTELCLSLFGLTRPDRGEILVDGQPVSFKNNRDAINAGIGYVSEDRMGTGLVMAQSINDNIISTVLPRLKTAWRLLDKRKSDAVVEDLVRQLTIKIGSVHHPVNTLSGGNAQRVAIAKWLAIKPKVLILDSPTVGVDIANKAGIYQIVSALAQHGIAVLMVTDEIDEAFFNSHRILVMRKGEMTAEFWPSKTTEAELAEVVNG, encoded by the coding sequence GTGCCTGACGCCCGGGAAGAACTCGGCGATGTGGCGCTGGAAGTGAAGCATTTAAGTCGTCAGGACGAATATTACGATGTCTCGTTCCGGGTGCATAAAGGCGAAATCGTGGCGATCACCGGCCTGCTCGGCGCCGGCCGCACCGAGTTGTGCCTGAGTCTGTTCGGCCTGACCCGACCCGATCGCGGTGAAATTCTGGTTGACGGGCAACCGGTGTCGTTCAAAAACAATCGCGATGCGATTAATGCAGGTATCGGCTATGTCTCGGAAGACCGTATGGGCACAGGGCTGGTAATGGCCCAGTCGATCAACGACAACATCATCTCCACGGTGTTGCCGCGTTTGAAAACCGCCTGGCGGTTGCTCGATAAACGCAAATCCGATGCGGTGGTCGAGGACCTGGTCCGGCAACTAACCATCAAGATTGGCAGCGTCCATCATCCGGTGAATACCCTTTCCGGGGGTAACGCGCAGCGCGTCGCTATTGCCAAATGGTTAGCGATAAAGCCCAAAGTCCTGATCCTTGACTCACCGACGGTGGGCGTGGATATCGCCAATAAAGCGGGGATTTATCAGATCGTTTCCGCCCTGGCGCAGCACGGCATCGCGGTGCTGATGGTGACCGATGAGATTGACGAAGCGTTTTTCAACAGCCATCGCATTCTGGTGATGCGTAAAGGGGAAATGACGGCAGAATTCTGGCCTTCAAAAACCACGGAAGCCGAGTTAGCAGAGGTCGTAAATGGTTAA
- the rbsA2 gene encoding ribose import ATP-binding protein rbsA 2, translated as MDQKPFISLSSISKTFYGVKALDNVSLTLLPGEVHCLAGQNGCGKSTLIKIISGVYQPDEGASITIDGNAVTRLSPVDSVKAGIQVIYQDLSLFPNLTVAENIAIHQYHKKSWVNQREIRDIAEKTLQSIGATLDLDASVESLPIAQRQIVAICRALAQDARLIIMDEPTASLTMQEVKGLLKVVNDLKQRQICVVFVSHRLVEVMAISDRITVLKDGKLIGTYPAAEIDNKKLAFLMTGLAFSYQCLTPGKNSAMWRWK; from the coding sequence GTGGACCAGAAGCCCTTTATCTCGCTGTCCAGTATTAGTAAGACGTTTTACGGCGTGAAAGCACTGGATAATGTCAGCCTGACCTTGCTCCCGGGGGAGGTGCACTGTCTCGCCGGGCAAAACGGCTGCGGCAAATCAACCCTGATCAAAATCATTTCCGGCGTCTATCAACCCGATGAAGGAGCCAGCATCACTATCGACGGCAACGCGGTGACGCGTCTTTCTCCCGTTGATTCCGTCAAAGCGGGCATCCAGGTCATCTATCAGGATCTGTCGCTGTTCCCGAACCTGACGGTAGCCGAGAATATTGCGATTCATCAGTACCATAAAAAATCATGGGTAAATCAGCGTGAAATCCGCGACATAGCGGAAAAAACCCTGCAAAGCATCGGCGCGACGCTGGATCTTGACGCCAGCGTGGAGTCACTGCCTATCGCACAGCGCCAGATTGTCGCGATATGTCGGGCGCTGGCGCAGGATGCCCGGTTGATCATTATGGACGAGCCCACCGCGTCGCTGACGATGCAGGAAGTGAAAGGCCTGCTTAAGGTGGTTAACGATCTGAAACAGCGCCAGATTTGCGTGGTGTTCGTCAGCCACCGCCTGGTGGAGGTGATGGCGATATCCGATCGCATCACGGTACTGAAAGACGGCAAGCTGATCGGCACCTATCCGGCAGCGGAAATCGATAACAAAAAACTCGCTTTCCTGATGACCGGCCTGGCGTTCTCCTATCAGTGCCTGACGCCCGGGAAGAACTCGGCGATGTGGCGCTGGAAGTGA
- the fimA_2 gene encoding major fimbrial subunit: MDMKGIKLAVYAAAFISGAVTPAWAAENAAGKIHFTGQIITPSCEIKGDTGHDSTVPLGTYPTTLFTKTGDESPLIPFSIKLTGCPATSEGLSAVQLTFNGATALTGSTTLLDVSSISTLPGTTAATGVGVAVSPIDDSETYIAFDGSEDQVWVRLAIESTTDISADFNARYKSFSNTVTAGPADADLTVNILYR; the protein is encoded by the coding sequence ATGGACATGAAAGGTATTAAATTAGCCGTTTACGCCGCCGCTTTTATTTCTGGTGCTGTTACTCCCGCATGGGCTGCTGAAAACGCCGCCGGGAAAATTCACTTTACCGGGCAAATTATTACGCCTTCCTGTGAGATAAAGGGTGATACCGGCCATGACAGTACCGTGCCGTTGGGAACATATCCAACCACCTTATTCACCAAGACCGGCGACGAATCCCCGTTAATCCCTTTCTCGATAAAACTGACGGGCTGCCCGGCCACCAGTGAAGGCTTGTCTGCGGTACAACTGACGTTTAACGGCGCCACCGCCCTCACCGGCTCGACCACGCTGCTGGATGTGAGCAGTATTTCCACCCTACCTGGGACCACCGCCGCTACGGGTGTCGGCGTGGCAGTCTCCCCTATTGATGACAGCGAAACCTATATTGCATTTGACGGCAGTGAAGATCAGGTTTGGGTAAGGTTAGCTATCGAATCGACTACCGATATTAGCGCCGACTTTAATGCGCGTTATAAATCTTTCTCCAATACCGTTACTGCCGGTCCGGCCGATGCCGATTTAACGGTAAATATACTTTATCGTTAA
- the lsrD_2 gene encoding permease component of sugar ABC transport system → MSNRKIKDNVEIYLSVLIGITVVAFSFLIPGVFWSAANFQSIASQMPILGVLALAMAVTMLTGGINLSIIATMNACALIMAWVATHYPPGASSAILVLLAGFAAALAIGLMNGLLIAVVRVSPILATLGIMTLLNGINIVISRGSSITHFPDYILAINSSSVLGIPTPLLVFFAVVLVMWIILEKTAFGRTIYLIGSNEQASLYSGISTRKTLIWVYILSSVLCVIAGLLMMSKLNSAKASYGESYLLVSILAAVLGGINPDGGFGRVFGMVMALILLQMLESGLNILGVSSYITMALWGGLLLAFIFLKGINLPGLGRAQ, encoded by the coding sequence ATGAGCAACCGCAAAATTAAAGATAATGTCGAAATCTACCTGAGCGTGCTGATTGGCATTACCGTGGTGGCGTTCAGTTTCCTGATCCCCGGCGTGTTCTGGTCGGCCGCCAATTTCCAGTCCATCGCCTCGCAGATGCCGATTCTGGGCGTACTGGCGCTGGCCATGGCCGTCACCATGTTAACCGGCGGGATCAACCTGTCGATTATCGCCACCATGAACGCCTGCGCGCTGATTATGGCGTGGGTCGCGACCCATTATCCACCGGGCGCGTCATCGGCAATCCTGGTGCTGCTTGCCGGTTTTGCCGCTGCCCTGGCGATCGGGTTAATGAATGGTCTGTTAATTGCCGTGGTCAGAGTGTCGCCCATTCTGGCGACGCTTGGGATCATGACGCTGTTGAACGGGATCAACATTGTGATTTCACGCGGTTCATCGATTACCCATTTCCCGGACTATATTCTGGCGATCAACAGCTCCAGCGTACTCGGCATCCCTACGCCGCTGCTGGTGTTTTTCGCGGTGGTGCTGGTAATGTGGATTATCCTTGAGAAAACCGCATTCGGACGCACCATTTACCTTATCGGCTCCAACGAACAGGCCAGTCTTTATTCCGGGATCAGCACACGCAAAACGCTGATTTGGGTCTATATCCTTTCTTCCGTGCTGTGCGTCATTGCCGGTCTGCTGATGATGTCGAAACTCAACTCTGCAAAGGCGTCTTACGGCGAATCTTATCTTCTGGTATCGATTCTGGCGGCCGTACTGGGCGGTATCAATCCGGATGGCGGTTTCGGCAGAGTGTTCGGTATGGTGATGGCGCTGATCCTGCTGCAAATGCTGGAGAGTGGCTTGAATATCCTCGGCGTCAGCAGCTATATCACCATGGCCCTGTGGGGCGGCCTGCTGTTGGCATTTATCTTTTTGAAGGGCATTAACCTGCCAGGTCTGGGACGCGCGCAGTAA
- the lsrB_2 gene encoding periplasmic binding protein, substrate ribose (sugar-binding protein), ABC-type transport system, translated as MSKMNLKQLLSASVLGLMVCATSAMAKEVEVVNISKIAGMPWFNRMGEGVTNAGKDLGINAYQVGPSSTDAPQQVKIIEDLIAKKVSAITIVPNDANVLEPVFKKARDQGIVVLTNESPGQPSANWDVEIIDNAKFAADNVEEMAKAMGGKGGYVIYVGGLTVPQHNLWADLFVKYQKEHYPEMHEVTTRMPVAENIDDARRTTLDLMKAHPDLKGVISFGSQGPIGAGRAVKEKRARGKVFVFGMMIPSQAASLIKSGDITMGVTYDPATAGYALTAVADKVIKGEEIKPGLDIPKLGKADVDTDKRIIKFHNVLRVTKDNIDSLY; from the coding sequence ATGAGTAAGATGAATTTAAAACAATTATTATCCGCCAGCGTCCTTGGCTTAATGGTTTGCGCCACTTCCGCCATGGCTAAAGAGGTGGAAGTCGTTAACATTTCTAAAATTGCCGGAATGCCCTGGTTTAACCGCATGGGCGAAGGCGTCACCAATGCCGGGAAAGATTTAGGTATCAATGCTTATCAGGTGGGACCGTCCAGTACCGACGCCCCGCAACAGGTCAAAATCATCGAAGACTTGATTGCGAAAAAAGTCTCCGCCATCACTATCGTGCCAAACGACGCCAACGTACTGGAGCCGGTGTTTAAGAAGGCACGCGATCAGGGCATCGTCGTACTGACCAACGAATCACCGGGGCAGCCGTCCGCCAACTGGGACGTGGAAATCATCGATAACGCGAAATTTGCCGCCGATAACGTGGAAGAGATGGCCAAGGCCATGGGCGGTAAAGGCGGATATGTGATTTACGTTGGCGGGTTGACCGTACCGCAGCACAACCTGTGGGCCGACCTGTTCGTTAAATACCAGAAAGAACATTACCCGGAGATGCATGAAGTCACCACCCGTATGCCGGTGGCGGAAAATATCGATGATGCCCGTCGCACCACCCTCGACCTGATGAAGGCGCACCCGGACCTGAAAGGCGTTATCTCCTTCGGTTCTCAAGGCCCAATCGGTGCAGGCCGCGCAGTGAAAGAAAAACGCGCCCGCGGCAAAGTGTTCGTGTTCGGCATGATGATCCCGTCTCAGGCAGCATCGCTGATTAAGAGCGGCGATATCACCATGGGCGTGACCTACGATCCGGCTACCGCTGGCTATGCGCTCACCGCCGTTGCGGACAAAGTCATTAAAGGCGAAGAGATCAAACCGGGTCTCGACATCCCGAAACTGGGTAAAGCCGATGTTGATACCGACAAACGCATTATCAAGTTCCACAACGTTCTGCGCGTAACGAAAGACAATATCGATAGCCTGTATTAA
- the nudK_2 gene encoding NUDIX-family hydrolase — protein MQSTSSRIRLIDSATLSDDWYLLKKYTFDFLRRDGSWQRQTREAYDRGNGATVLLYNRQKRSVILVRQFRLPAWLNQHDGFLLEAAAGLLDNLDPETRIKAEAEEETGYRLDNVEKVFEAFMSPGSVTEKLHFFIAEYHDGQHTGTGGGVEEEGEDVETVELGFEEAMRAIKEGKIVDAKTIMLLQYLALEGVM, from the coding sequence ATGCAATCGACATCTTCGCGGATCCGGCTTATCGACAGCGCCACCTTATCGGATGACTGGTATCTGCTAAAAAAGTACACGTTCGACTTTTTGCGGCGTGACGGCAGTTGGCAACGCCAGACCCGTGAAGCTTACGATCGGGGCAATGGCGCAACGGTGCTGCTGTATAACCGTCAAAAACGCAGCGTGATCCTGGTACGGCAGTTCCGCCTGCCCGCCTGGCTTAATCAGCATGACGGTTTTCTGCTTGAAGCGGCAGCAGGCCTGCTGGACAACCTCGATCCTGAGACACGCATTAAAGCCGAAGCCGAAGAAGAAACCGGCTACCGGCTCGATAACGTAGAAAAAGTCTTCGAAGCTTTTATGAGTCCCGGCTCAGTAACGGAGAAACTGCACTTTTTTATCGCGGAATATCATGACGGTCAGCATACCGGCACAGGAGGCGGCGTCGAGGAAGAAGGCGAAGATGTGGAAACGGTTGAACTCGGTTTTGAAGAGGCGATGCGCGCCATAAAGGAAGGAAAAATCGTCGACGCCAAAACCATTATGCTGTTGCAATATCTGGCGCTGGAAGGCGTGATGTAA
- the glpR_2 gene encoding DNA-binding transcriptional repressor GlpR encodes MLTPQRKKKILELLAAQGQVLSKPLSEQFAVSEDTIRRDLRELAAEGLLQRVHGGALPVSPALATFAERKHLALDSKQRIARKAAECIMPGQVVLIDGGTTTSELVKCLPRDLRITVVTHSPGIALGLIDHPHIEVVLLGGRLYKHSVVTVGAATLEGLAKVHADLCFLGVTGVHVEAGLTTGDYEESCIKRAMAARAAETIVMASPEKINSASPWEIGDISLVNTLVVSRDTEESLLSPFEAQGITVVRG; translated from the coding sequence ATGCTCACTCCCCAACGTAAAAAGAAAATACTCGAACTGCTTGCGGCGCAGGGGCAGGTGTTGTCAAAGCCATTAAGCGAACAGTTTGCGGTTTCGGAAGACACTATCCGGCGGGATTTGCGGGAGCTCGCTGCAGAAGGTTTGTTGCAACGCGTTCACGGTGGCGCGCTGCCTGTTTCCCCGGCGCTGGCGACCTTCGCCGAGCGTAAACACCTTGCGCTGGACAGCAAACAGCGCATCGCCCGTAAGGCGGCGGAATGCATCATGCCCGGCCAGGTGGTACTGATAGACGGCGGTACCACGACGAGCGAACTGGTGAAATGTTTGCCGCGAGATTTGCGCATCACGGTGGTGACACACAGTCCGGGGATCGCGCTGGGGCTTATCGATCATCCGCATATTGAGGTGGTTCTGCTCGGCGGACGGTTATACAAACATTCCGTGGTCACCGTAGGTGCCGCCACGCTGGAAGGGCTGGCGAAAGTCCATGCCGATCTGTGCTTTTTAGGCGTAACCGGCGTGCATGTTGAGGCAGGGTTAACGACCGGTGATTATGAAGAATCCTGTATCAAACGCGCCATGGCGGCGCGTGCAGCGGAAACCATCGTGATGGCCTCACCGGAAAAAATTAACAGTGCGTCGCCTTGGGAAATTGGCGATATCTCGCTGGTTAACACCTTAGTGGTTAGCCGCGATACGGAAGAATCACTGTTAAGCCCCTTTGAGGCGCAGGGTATTACGGTCGTGCGGGGTTAG